From a single Natronorubrum tibetense GA33 genomic region:
- a CDS encoding GNAT family N-acetyltransferase — translation MPDSVFLSGDRIDLRPIEEDDLEFLQREINDPKIWRAIGRSRPVNGPQEREFFENVVCDDDTVNLLIVADSSPVGTIGFNTIEWEPRQAEIGYWVAPEHHGQGYGTDAATCLVTYGFDQLGLHKITARVFEFNEPSRRLLESVGFTREGVHRDDVFVDGAFQDTYWYGLLEDEWRSQAA, via the coding sequence ATGCCCGATTCAGTGTTCCTCTCCGGCGACCGTATCGATCTTCGACCGATCGAGGAGGACGACCTCGAGTTTCTGCAACGGGAGATCAACGATCCGAAAATATGGCGGGCGATCGGCCGCTCGCGCCCGGTCAACGGGCCACAGGAACGGGAGTTTTTCGAGAACGTCGTCTGTGACGACGATACAGTAAACCTCCTCATCGTCGCCGATTCGTCGCCGGTGGGCACGATCGGCTTCAACACGATCGAGTGGGAGCCCCGGCAGGCGGAGATCGGCTACTGGGTCGCCCCGGAGCACCACGGACAGGGGTACGGCACCGACGCGGCGACCTGTCTCGTCACCTACGGCTTCGACCAGCTCGGTCTGCACAAGATCACCGCTCGCGTCTTCGAGTTCAACGAGCCCTCGAGGCGGCTCCTCGAGTCCGTGGGTTTCACCCGCGAAGGCGTCCACCGCGACGACGTGTTCGTCGATGGTGCGTTTCAGGACACCTACTGGTACGGGCTGCTCGAGGATGAGTGGCGGTCGCAGGCGGCGTAA
- a CDS encoding universal stress protein has product MYDTILVPTDGSDQAAVAATHAIDIAATRSATVHVLSIVDDRAFLVLDDDRVAAVRADLRANARDAVDDAATAALGRGLEVETSIETGHPAEQIVDYASDHDVDLIVMGTSGDEYETNVVGSVSQRVVRRAPVPVLTVGPDVDG; this is encoded by the coding sequence ATGTACGACACAATCCTCGTTCCCACTGACGGAAGCGATCAGGCGGCGGTCGCCGCAACGCACGCGATCGACATCGCAGCGACGAGATCCGCGACGGTCCACGTGCTCTCGATCGTCGACGATCGGGCGTTTCTGGTGCTCGACGACGACCGCGTCGCCGCGGTTCGAGCCGATCTCCGGGCGAACGCCCGTGACGCGGTCGACGACGCGGCAACGGCGGCTCTCGGCCGCGGTCTCGAGGTCGAGACATCGATCGAGACGGGACATCCCGCCGAGCAAATCGTCGACTACGCGAGCGACCACGACGTCGACCTGATCGTTATGGGAACGAGCGGCGACGAGTACGAGACCAACGTCGTCGGCAGCGTCTCCCAGCGCGTCGTTCGGCGGGCGCCGGTCCCCGTTCTAACGGTCGGACCGGACGTCGACGGCTGA
- the mptA gene encoding GTP cyclohydrolase MptA: protein MSHQLPDVQATSPDVTVGLSQVGVTGVDKLVKIAREGKRPIVLTAEFEVFVDLPGWRKGADMSRNMEVIDEILEEATREEAYRVEDVCGDAAERLLEKHDYTSTAKVSMEAEFMRREQTPASDRETQHTVDIIAAATATEEGTREEIGAEVTGMTVCPCSQGMSASRAKQTLEDLGVEQGTITDFLDQVPQPGHSQRGHATLTIEASGDPEVDLNDVIDIARDAMSARIYNLAKRPDEDHMTFDAHSDAKFVEDCVRALAEGVVDEFDHLADDAVITMKQSNDESIHQHNAHADRVVDMGTLREEVNGDFER from the coding sequence ATGAGTCACCAACTCCCGGACGTGCAGGCAACGTCGCCCGACGTCACCGTCGGCCTGAGTCAGGTCGGCGTCACCGGCGTCGACAAACTCGTCAAGATCGCCCGCGAGGGTAAACGCCCCATCGTGCTCACCGCCGAGTTCGAGGTCTTCGTCGACCTTCCCGGCTGGCGCAAGGGCGCGGACATGAGCCGTAACATGGAGGTCATCGACGAAATTCTCGAGGAGGCCACCCGCGAGGAGGCCTACCGCGTCGAGGACGTCTGTGGCGACGCCGCCGAACGGCTGCTCGAGAAACACGACTACACCTCCACCGCGAAGGTCTCGATGGAAGCGGAGTTCATGCGCCGCGAGCAGACGCCCGCGAGCGACCGCGAGACCCAGCACACGGTCGATATCATCGCCGCAGCCACGGCGACGGAGGAGGGAACCCGCGAAGAGATCGGCGCGGAGGTCACCGGGATGACCGTCTGTCCGTGCTCGCAGGGGATGTCGGCCTCGCGCGCGAAACAGACGCTCGAGGATCTGGGCGTCGAGCAGGGGACGATCACCGACTTCCTGGACCAAGTCCCGCAGCCGGGTCACTCCCAGCGCGGCCACGCGACCCTGACCATCGAAGCGAGCGGCGACCCCGAGGTCGACCTGAACGACGTCATCGACATCGCGCGCGACGCGATGAGTGCCCGGATCTACAATCTCGCGAAGCGACCGGACGAGGATCATATGACTTTCGACGCGCACTCGGACGCGAAGTTCGTCGAGGACTGCGTGCGCGCGCTGGCCGAAGGCGTCGTCGACGAGTTCGACCACCTCGCGGACGACGCTGTGATCACGATGAAACAGTCCAACGACGAGTCGATCCACCAGCACAACGCCCACGCCGACCGCGTCGTTGACATGGGCACGCTGCGCGAGGAGGTCAACGGCGACTTCGAGCGCTAA
- a CDS encoding transcription initiation factor IIB: MASSTRQRQRDSETDEKTDEATHERVCDECDGGTLVKSEDQGELVCDQCGLIVEGANIDRGPEWRAFNHSERQNKSRVGAPTTQTMHDKGLTTSIDWKNQDAYGRSISSDKRNQMRRLRKWQERIRTKDAGERNLQFALSETDRMASSLGIPRSVREVACVMYRRALDEDLIRGRSIEGVATSTLYAACRMEGIPRSLEEVAAVSRVERKEIGRTYRYVAQELGLEMEPVNPKKYVPRFCSELELSEEVQVKANEIIDTTTEKGLLSGKSPTGYAAAAIYAASLLCNEKKTQREVSDVAQVTEVTIRNRYQEQIEAMGIYE; encoded by the coding sequence ATGGCAAGTTCCACCCGCCAACGCCAACGTGATTCTGAAACTGACGAGAAAACGGACGAAGCAACGCATGAGCGGGTGTGTGACGAGTGTGACGGTGGCACGCTCGTCAAGAGCGAGGACCAGGGCGAACTCGTCTGTGATCAGTGTGGACTCATTGTCGAAGGCGCAAACATCGACCGCGGCCCGGAGTGGCGCGCGTTCAATCACTCCGAACGGCAGAACAAGTCCCGCGTCGGCGCGCCGACGACCCAGACGATGCACGACAAGGGCCTGACGACCTCGATCGACTGGAAGAACCAGGACGCCTACGGGCGATCGATCTCCTCGGACAAGCGCAACCAGATGCGCCGCCTGCGCAAGTGGCAGGAACGAATCCGTACGAAGGACGCCGGCGAGCGCAACCTGCAGTTCGCCCTCTCGGAAACCGACCGCATGGCCTCCTCGCTCGGGATCCCGCGATCCGTCCGCGAGGTCGCCTGCGTGATGTACCGACGCGCACTCGACGAGGACCTCATCCGCGGGCGCTCCATCGAGGGCGTCGCGACCAGCACGCTCTACGCCGCCTGCCGCATGGAGGGCATCCCGCGCTCGCTCGAGGAAGTCGCCGCCGTCTCCCGGGTCGAGCGCAAGGAGATCGGCCGCACGTATCGATACGTCGCCCAGGAACTCGGCCTCGAGATGGAGCCGGTCAACCCGAAGAAGTACGTGCCCCGATTCTGCTCGGAGCTCGAACTCTCCGAAGAAGTCCAGGTGAAAGCCAACGAAATCATCGACACGACGACCGAGAAGGGGCTGCTCTCGGGGAAGTCGCCGACCGGCTACGCCGCAGCGGCGATCTACGCTGCCTCCCTGCTCTGTAACGAAAAGAAGACCCAGCGCGAGGTCTCCGACGTCGCGCAGGTGACCGAGGTCACGATCCGAAACCGGTACCAAGAGCAGATCGAAGCGATGGGCATCTACGAGTAG
- a CDS encoding PGF-CTERM sorting domain-containing protein, producing the protein MRSLTDGSTVTIGVAALVLLAMAFGGVAAPVAAEEDVGSGSMEVTVSEDGSLEQMEVSMGLTDETYEEYMMFAEADGYETVEEWYESLFEADEWVGNASVTVTETDGGYELSVTLEDVDTSGEPHIDVEADDETVVYEEFNVQDPDDDPELSEITYQVNMPGEITDSNAHEVDGNVAVWNLHDEHTDELFIEAALDGGIELDVEEDTDADNESTDDDTESASADDSDDGDDDTESASADDSDDGDDDSMPGFGGAVALAALCLAALLTGRRRMDPR; encoded by the coding sequence ATGCGTTCACTCACTGACGGATCGACCGTAACGATCGGGGTAGCGGCGCTCGTTCTACTGGCGATGGCGTTCGGCGGCGTAGCGGCACCCGTCGCGGCAGAGGAGGACGTCGGCTCTGGGAGCATGGAAGTGACCGTCTCCGAAGACGGGTCGCTCGAGCAGATGGAAGTGTCTATGGGACTGACAGACGAGACGTACGAGGAGTACATGATGTTCGCCGAGGCGGACGGCTACGAAACGGTTGAAGAGTGGTACGAATCGCTGTTCGAAGCGGACGAGTGGGTCGGCAACGCATCGGTAACGGTGACGGAGACCGACGGCGGGTACGAGTTATCGGTAACGCTCGAAGACGTCGATACGAGCGGCGAACCGCACATCGATGTCGAGGCGGACGACGAAACAGTCGTCTACGAGGAGTTCAACGTTCAGGATCCCGACGACGATCCCGAACTCTCCGAGATTACGTATCAGGTGAACATGCCCGGCGAAATCACCGATTCGAACGCCCACGAGGTCGACGGCAACGTGGCGGTGTGGAACCTCCACGACGAACACACCGACGAACTGTTCATCGAGGCAGCCCTCGACGGCGGGATCGAACTCGATGTCGAGGAAGACACCGATGCGGACAACGAGAGTACCGACGACGATACTGAGAGTGCATCTGCAGACGACAGCGACGACGGCGACGACGATACTGAGAGTGCGTCCGCGGACGACAGCGATGACGGCGACGACGATAGCATGCCAGGCTTCGGCGGTGCCGTCGCCCTCGCCGCCCTCTGTCTCGCCGCGCTGCTGACGGGACGCCGTCGAATGGACCCCCGATAG
- a CDS encoding NAD(+)/NADH kinase has product MDAAVGIVAQRDNERAQGLAAKLVETLERGVDHGGTSGVETVVDDATGEAIGEPAVPVAAMADRDLVVSIGGDGTLLFVAREVGSTPILGVNFGEVGFLNAVAPADAVDVVTDLVSQRRETGAFEGRKLARLEASAPDGDWTLEPALNEVVVHGKRRGHGGGATIEVRVDGDQYTESRADGVLVATPTGSTAYNLSEGGPLVHPSMDALVVTQMAAADAMPPLVVDPETDLELTVSGSDTAYVINDGRNRQQLEPPATVAVSLADDPVTLVGPREDFVESLGKLE; this is encoded by the coding sequence ATGGACGCCGCCGTCGGCATCGTCGCACAACGGGACAACGAGCGCGCACAGGGACTCGCCGCGAAACTGGTCGAGACGCTCGAGCGCGGCGTCGACCACGGGGGAACGAGCGGCGTAGAAACGGTCGTCGACGACGCGACCGGCGAGGCGATCGGCGAACCCGCAGTGCCGGTCGCCGCGATGGCCGACCGGGACCTCGTCGTGAGCATCGGCGGCGACGGCACGCTGCTGTTCGTCGCACGAGAGGTTGGCTCCACGCCGATTCTCGGGGTCAATTTCGGCGAGGTGGGGTTTCTCAACGCCGTCGCGCCTGCCGACGCCGTCGACGTTGTCACCGATCTCGTCTCGCAGCGTCGCGAAACCGGCGCATTCGAGGGCCGCAAACTCGCCCGACTCGAGGCGAGCGCTCCCGACGGCGACTGGACGCTCGAGCCGGCGCTCAACGAGGTCGTCGTCCACGGCAAGCGACGAGGCCACGGCGGCGGCGCGACGATCGAGGTTCGGGTCGACGGCGACCAGTACACCGAGAGCCGCGCCGATGGCGTGCTCGTAGCGACGCCGACCGGCTCGACCGCGTACAACCTGAGCGAGGGCGGGCCGCTCGTCCATCCCTCGATGGACGCCCTCGTCGTCACGCAGATGGCCGCTGCGGACGCGATGCCGCCGCTGGTCGTCGACCCCGAAACGGATCTCGAACTCACCGTCTCCGGATCAGACACCGCCTACGTGATCAACGACGGGCGGAATCGACAGCAACTCGAGCCCCCCGCGACGGTCGCCGTTTCACTCGCAGACGATCCCGTCACGCTCGTCGGCCCGCGAGAGGATTTCGTGGAGAGCCTCGGGAAACTCGAGTGA
- a CDS encoding TrmB family transcriptional regulator → MSSLRDLGLSEYEARAYRALLNTGPTTAKELSRASDVPMGRIYDVLNSIEQYNLVRSQTASRPKKYVAVEPSTALDRLLDDKKRELEEKADQYESIVDDLADELDAAEPVEDQFWTAAVGPDETIDLLLERLAAADDHIVMVSADPAPQWDLQAVSKEVNAEVEDALDRGVTVDLLMTRQMVSSLSEEVGRRYRETLQQRDEFDVRTNDDVSGSFNIIDGVEVCIQVPNPLSSGDAFGMIDLKDPEFAANVHEEFVPRWDEADPLEF, encoded by the coding sequence ATGTCCAGTCTCAGGGATCTCGGGCTCTCGGAATACGAGGCTCGAGCGTATCGAGCGCTCCTCAACACCGGCCCCACAACGGCCAAGGAGTTGTCGCGGGCGAGCGACGTGCCGATGGGGCGGATCTACGACGTGTTAAACAGCATCGAACAGTACAACCTCGTCCGGAGTCAGACCGCGAGCCGGCCGAAGAAGTACGTCGCCGTCGAGCCGTCGACGGCCCTCGATCGGCTGCTCGACGACAAGAAGCGCGAACTCGAGGAGAAGGCCGACCAGTACGAGTCGATCGTCGACGATCTGGCCGACGAACTCGATGCGGCGGAGCCGGTCGAAGACCAGTTCTGGACGGCCGCCGTCGGTCCCGACGAGACGATCGATCTCCTCCTCGAGCGACTCGCAGCCGCCGACGACCACATCGTGATGGTCTCCGCGGATCCGGCCCCGCAGTGGGACTTACAGGCCGTCAGCAAGGAAGTTAACGCGGAGGTCGAAGACGCCCTCGATCGGGGCGTCACAGTCGATCTCTTGATGACTCGCCAGATGGTCTCGTCGCTCTCCGAGGAGGTGGGCCGACGCTACCGGGAGACCCTCCAGCAGCGCGACGAGTTCGACGTGCGAACGAACGACGACGTCTCTGGCTCGTTCAACATCATCGACGGCGTCGAAGTGTGTATTCAGGTACCAAACCCACTCTCCTCGGGCGACGCGTTCGGGATGATCGATCTCAAGGATCCCGAGTTCGCGGCGAACGTTCACGAGGAGTTCGTCCCGCGCTGGGACGAGGCGGACCCGCTCGAGTTTTAA
- a CDS encoding DsbA family oxidoreductase → MSDEIQRVELYADYVCPFCYLGKKSFEQYRTQHEEPLEVDWRPFDLRSGKRNPDGSIDHDAEDGKDDQYFEQAKQNVRRLQAEYGVEMAQELAIEVDSLSAQQASWYVKQEYPDQWAAFDEAVYDALWQDGRDIGDEEVLADIAEAVGLPVGEVRSAIDDEGLRTELEDRFSVAQRRGITGVPTFVSGEQVARGAVPPAQLEQLLD, encoded by the coding sequence ATGTCCGACGAAATTCAGCGAGTCGAACTCTACGCCGACTACGTCTGTCCGTTCTGCTATCTGGGGAAGAAATCCTTCGAGCAGTATCGCACACAGCACGAAGAGCCACTCGAGGTCGACTGGCGGCCGTTCGATCTCCGCAGCGGGAAGCGGAACCCGGACGGCTCGATCGATCACGACGCCGAGGACGGCAAGGACGACCAGTACTTCGAACAGGCAAAACAGAACGTGCGTCGGCTGCAAGCGGAGTACGGCGTCGAGATGGCTCAGGAACTGGCGATCGAGGTCGACTCGCTGTCGGCCCAGCAGGCGTCGTGGTACGTCAAACAGGAGTACCCCGACCAGTGGGCGGCCTTCGACGAAGCGGTCTACGATGCGCTCTGGCAAGACGGGCGAGATATCGGCGACGAGGAGGTGCTGGCCGACATCGCTGAGGCGGTCGGGCTACCGGTCGGCGAAGTCCGGTCCGCGATCGACGACGAGGGGCTTCGAACCGAACTCGAGGACCGGTTCTCCGTGGCCCAGCGGCGCGGGATCACCGGCGTCCCGACGTTCGTTTCCGGCGAACAGGTCGCTCGCGGTGCCGTGCCGCCGGCCCAACTCGAGCAGTTACTCGACTGA
- a CDS encoding nucleotidyltransferase domain-containing protein, with protein MATVPDHVSESVDELLTAIERDRDVSIALAAARGSHAWGAASSESDYDVGFVFVPDDLRQYAHLETPPTTIHAASDTDARTAEIECQGWDVRTFAKLLADSNDGAIDLLRSPIRYRTGYDPTELAEYIEEAYNPMDLYHAWRGIATSNYRKYVSHHLVSTDDELFPILEVLEDDDAYVVETDDGTATISADDERYAETQTKPTVKRNLTICRAAMSARYLRAAGERGEHDLPALEFEAFLTEQAPAVFDAERIERARELLERKRAGEGAVEIGDAVGHEFAHPPQGIDPEIHAREGPDVTRLDESVDEMIAATE; from the coding sequence ATGGCCACCGTTCCGGACCACGTCTCAGAAAGCGTCGACGAGTTGCTGACCGCGATCGAACGCGATCGCGACGTCTCTATCGCGCTGGCGGCCGCCCGCGGCAGCCACGCCTGGGGTGCGGCAAGTTCCGAGAGTGACTACGACGTCGGCTTCGTCTTCGTACCGGACGATTTACGGCAGTACGCCCACCTCGAGACGCCCCCGACGACGATCCACGCGGCGAGCGACACCGACGCAAGGACCGCCGAGATCGAATGTCAGGGCTGGGACGTCCGGACGTTCGCGAAACTGCTCGCGGACTCCAACGACGGCGCGATCGATCTGCTCCGGAGTCCGATTCGCTATCGCACCGGTTACGATCCGACCGAACTCGCCGAATACATCGAGGAGGCGTACAACCCCATGGATCTCTATCACGCGTGGCGCGGCATCGCAACCAGCAACTACCGCAAGTACGTTTCCCACCACCTGGTGTCCACCGACGACGAACTGTTTCCGATCCTCGAGGTGCTCGAGGACGACGACGCCTACGTCGTCGAAACCGACGACGGAACGGCGACGATTTCGGCTGACGACGAACGGTACGCCGAGACGCAGACGAAACCCACGGTGAAACGGAACCTGACGATCTGTCGGGCCGCGATGTCGGCTCGATACCTGAGGGCGGCCGGTGAGCGGGGCGAGCACGACCTGCCGGCGCTCGAGTTCGAGGCGTTCCTGACCGAGCAAGCGCCAGCGGTCTTCGACGCGGAACGGATCGAGAGGGCTCGTGAGTTACTCGAGCGGAAGCGAGCGGGGGAAGGAGCCGTCGAAATCGGCGACGCCGTCGGCCACGAGTTCGCCCATCCGCCACAAGGGATTGATCCCGAGATTCACGCACGAGAGGGACCAGATGTCACGAGACTGGACGAGTCCGTCGACGAGATGATCGCTGCGACCGAGTAG
- a CDS encoding pyridoxal-phosphate-dependent aminotransferase family protein encodes MRFTPGPTTVPPAVREAMAAEQPNPDLEPEFAERYDDVCAKLAEIYDTSHDVVVPGGEGILGLEAAIASLVAPGDRVLCVSNGLYGDGFADFVNSSDGEAELVSAPYDEGYDLETIATALEDADDAGDPFTLATLVHCETPTGTLNEMGPVLDLLEEHDVLSVVDAVSSLGGTPVPTDRIDVCLGASQKCFSAPPGLTTAAISDRAWAAMEERDPSSLYTNFLPWRDVSGGFPYTHLDANVAALDAALDRLLEESLDSVFERHEDAAERCRERGAELGLELYPDHERSSPTVTAFHLPGEATRVQRRVADEADIVLATGLGEMEDDILRFGHMGYNAEVEKVDRAMDAVEAVLE; translated from the coding sequence ATGCGATTCACGCCAGGTCCGACGACGGTCCCGCCGGCGGTCCGAGAAGCGATGGCCGCGGAGCAGCCGAATCCCGATCTCGAACCCGAATTCGCCGAACGATACGACGATGTCTGTGCGAAACTCGCGGAGATCTACGACACGTCCCACGACGTCGTCGTTCCCGGGGGAGAGGGAATCCTCGGCCTCGAGGCGGCCATCGCCTCGCTGGTCGCCCCCGGCGATCGGGTGCTCTGCGTCTCGAACGGACTCTACGGCGACGGGTTCGCGGACTTCGTCAACTCCTCCGACGGCGAGGCCGAACTCGTCTCCGCGCCGTACGACGAGGGGTACGATCTCGAGACGATCGCGACGGCGCTCGAGGACGCCGACGACGCGGGCGATCCGTTCACACTGGCGACGCTGGTTCACTGCGAGACGCCCACCGGGACGCTCAACGAGATGGGGCCCGTCCTCGACCTGCTCGAGGAGCACGACGTCCTGAGCGTCGTGGACGCCGTCTCGTCGCTCGGTGGGACGCCAGTTCCCACCGACCGGATCGATGTCTGTCTCGGTGCCTCCCAGAAGTGTTTCAGCGCGCCACCGGGGCTGACAACGGCCGCGATCAGCGACCGCGCGTGGGCGGCGATGGAGGAACGCGATCCGTCCTCGCTCTACACGAACTTCCTCCCGTGGCGGGACGTCTCCGGGGGGTTCCCCTACACCCACCTGGACGCGAACGTCGCCGCACTCGACGCGGCGCTCGATCGACTGCTCGAGGAGAGCCTCGACTCCGTTTTCGAGCGCCACGAGGACGCCGCCGAGCGGTGTCGAGAGCGAGGGGCCGAACTCGGACTCGAGCTGTATCCCGACCACGAGCGATCGTCTCCGACGGTGACGGCGTTTCACCTCCCGGGCGAGGCCACGCGAGTACAACGACGAGTCGCGGACGAGGCGGATATCGTGCTAGCGACCGGACTCGGCGAGATGGAAGACGACATCCTTCGGTTCGGGCACATGGGGTACAACGCTGAAGTCGAAAAGGTCGATCGGGCGATGGACGCCGTCGAAGCCGTACTGGAGTAG
- a CDS encoding NAD+ synthase encodes MIDLRFSEAELDRHRDHITDFIRDRVDAAGAEGAVLGLSGGIDSTLTAYLAVDALGAENVHGLVLPATVSSGENMSDAERVAQDLEISYDVIEIEPIVDSLLAAYPEAEGDREAVGNARARVRAVLNYLVANHEARLVLGTGNRSEAAVGYFTKYGDGAVDCHPIGNLYKAQVRQLATHVGVPEDLVTKTPTAELWDDQTDEDEMGVSYETLDSILATHIDGPLSVAATARLLEIEVQTVEKIRGMYERSEHKRQVPPAPEPLD; translated from the coding sequence ATGATCGACCTTCGCTTTTCGGAAGCGGAACTGGATCGGCACCGCGACCACATCACCGATTTCATTCGCGACCGAGTCGACGCCGCAGGTGCTGAGGGAGCCGTCCTCGGCCTCTCGGGAGGAATCGACAGCACGCTCACCGCCTATCTCGCCGTCGACGCACTCGGGGCCGAGAACGTCCACGGACTCGTTCTGCCGGCGACCGTCAGCAGCGGCGAGAACATGAGCGACGCCGAACGGGTCGCCCAGGATCTCGAGATCAGCTACGACGTGATCGAAATCGAACCGATCGTCGACTCGCTGCTCGCGGCCTACCCCGAAGCCGAAGGCGACCGCGAGGCCGTCGGTAACGCTCGAGCGCGCGTTCGCGCCGTTCTGAACTATCTCGTCGCGAACCACGAGGCGCGGCTGGTACTGGGGACCGGCAACCGTAGCGAGGCCGCGGTCGGCTACTTCACCAAGTACGGCGACGGGGCCGTCGACTGCCACCCGATCGGCAACCTCTACAAGGCCCAGGTTCGCCAGCTGGCCACCCACGTCGGCGTGCCCGAAGATCTCGTCACGAAAACGCCGACGGCGGAGCTATGGGACGACCAGACCGACGAGGACGAGATGGGCGTCAGCTACGAGACGCTCGACTCGATCCTCGCGACACACATCGACGGCCCGCTTTCGGTTGCCGCAACTGCTCGGCTGCTCGAGATTGAGGTGCAAACGGTCGAAAAGATCCGCGGGATGTACGAGCGCAGCGAGCACAAACGACAGGTGCCGCCGGCACCCGAGCCGTTGGACTGA
- a CDS encoding amphi-Trp domain-containing protein, protein MAQRTTADEKLTRSELAAYLAGLSEEFDRGSEEVHVDVGNKTVSLNPPEEVDCSVDVVERSSMLRGSRETIKIELSWKP, encoded by the coding sequence ATGGCTCAACGGACAACGGCCGACGAGAAACTCACTCGATCCGAACTCGCCGCGTACCTCGCGGGGCTCTCCGAGGAGTTCGACCGGGGTAGCGAGGAGGTCCATGTTGACGTCGGCAATAAGACGGTATCGCTCAATCCGCCCGAGGAGGTCGACTGCTCCGTGGACGTCGTCGAACGGAGCTCGATGCTTCGGGGCAGCCGCGAGACGATCAAGATCGAGCTGAGCTGGAAGCCCTGA